The Methanobrevibacter millerae genome includes the window ACTTCTTGTATTTATTCCAATAAGCAGTAGCTTTTCCATAAAAAATCTCATAAAAAAAGTTAGTTAGAATAGTCCCGAGCGGAGTCGAACCGCCGTCTCCGGGTCCAAAGCCTAGAAGGATTACCACTACCCTACGGGACTATGTTGTAATATAACAACATGTTAATATATGAGTTAAGTAGTATTTAAAGGTATCGTTCATTTTAATTTTTTGTAAAATAAACATTTTTCCGCCCATTTACAATCATTGCAAATATTTTCAACACTTTTTAATGTATTGAATTTTAAAATTACTTCATTAAATAAATCTATTGCATTATACTCTTTATTAATATCAAATTCGGATAATACTTCTTCATCCATTTTTACAATGGTTTCATTTTGCATTTCGTTTTCGCACAGGTCATTTTTTAAATTCGGACAAGCGGAACAAATGTCGTCAGAACTATTAATTAATTTAATGGTGGTTTTATCGGTTTTTCTTAATTCATTAATTCGGGTCATATTCAAAACAAAATCCTCACTGTAGCCATAACCCTGAAAACCTAAAATGCATAATAAATGATGACCTCTTAATTCCATATCAATCAATAAAAATATAGTAAAAAGGTTAAAATTAACCTTTAGTCTTTTGGTAAGAAAACTTTGGATAATCCAGCTGCACCTGCAACTTTAACAAGGTCTCCGAAGATGAAAGGAACAAGACCCATCATTAAAAGATCTGCAATTCCAACAACAGTACCTTGAGCAAAGTACATCCATAATGCTAAACCTAAAAGTCCTGGAATATAAATTAATGCAAAGTTAGCTACACAAATAACTGCAAACATACGGGTAAAATTACGTGCTTTTGCATATTTGTCAGTAATATAACCAATAAAGTATGATGCAATAATGAATCCGATTAAATATCCTCCAGTAGATCCGAGCAATACATCTAATCCACCAGTCATTCCCCCAAACCATGGGACAAATGCAATTCCTAAAACAACATACATTATTTGGCTTAAACATCCATATCTTTTACCAAGGAATAATCCTGAACATAAAACTGCAAATGTTTGGGCAGTAATTGGGACAGGAGTCCATGGAAGAGGAATGATTATTTGAGCCATTAAACCTGTAATACAAGCCATTAAAAATGAAAAAACAATTTTTGTTATTGTACTAGATTCGTTAAATCTTTCAAAGACATTTTTTCTAGCAGTATAATAATTTTCAATGTTTATATTCATTAAATTTCCTCCTTATTTAATTTCCTTATTAATATTTATCTTTATTAATATTTATAATTATAGAAAATTTATAACATTCAAAAAGAGTATGGATATAATTGGAAAAAATAATAAAAAATGAGGATGGGTAATCCTCTATTCGATGGTAATAATTTTTAAGTTGTATGGTTTTTTGACAATGTTTGATCTGAAGGCAACTAATTTTTTAATTCCTTTTTGGGATGATACGTCAACTAATCTTTGGCTGATAATACCGTCAAATATCACAGTATCCGCACTTCCTTCAATATTTTTGATTTCTTCATAGATATCTTCGATGGATACTTCTTTAGTTATATTTAATGCTTCATCCAAGATTGCTCCGCATCCTGTGCCTTCAAATTCTTTTAACATGTCTTTCATTAAACTTACTTCATCATCTTCAATTTCAACTTTTGGTTCCTTGTTGTATTTTTGTTTTTTGTGATGAGTATGTTTGTCATGTTTTTTGTGATGGTGATTGTTGTTGTTTTCTGAAAGAATGTTGTGACTTGCTAAAAATTGTGCAGTAGGAACTTTGTCTCTGAGTG containing:
- a CDS encoding biotin transporter BioY — its product is MNIENYYTARKNVFERFNESSTITKIVFSFLMACITGLMAQIIIPLPWTPVPITAQTFAVLCSGLFLGKRYGCLSQIMYVVLGIAFVPWFGGMTGGLDVLLGSTGGYLIGFIIASYFIGYITDKYAKARNFTRMFAVICVANFALIYIPGLLGLALWMYFAQGTVVGIADLLMMGLVPFIFGDLVKVAGAAGLSKVFLPKD
- a CDS encoding DUF1284 domain-containing protein produces the protein MELRGHHLLCILGFQGYGYSEDFVLNMTRINELRKTDKTTIKLINSSDDICSACPNLKNDLCENEMQNETIVKMDEEVLSEFDINKEYNAIDLFNEVILKFNTLKSVENICNDCKWAEKCLFYKKLK